The Montipora foliosa isolate CH-2021 chromosome 14, ASM3666993v2, whole genome shotgun sequence genome window below encodes:
- the LOC137984561 gene encoding uncharacterized protein: MGQFEKNNSTTSEIQSVEIRTANVVDDIKELLHQDLLGVKPTNLCTCSENEIRESKFVKSLAASTTLVDGRIQVKMPWTVAGPPKQSNYGIALKRLFSTERSFQKKGCLDVVNEEVQKLLEQDYVIQVSPDQIDHSKPEWYSPLQAVLTPERTTKVRLVFDSSSKGHDGLSLNDYLEKGPNYINSLLDVLAAWRWNEVAFIGDIRKMFNQILVHPDDQPAPDIATNAINTLAKISQAEFPEASKELQDYIYVDDIGSSKATTTEVKQIISDIDAILKKGHFQIKAWHSNRAEIDQSNGERWADLLGLRWDKQTDKFSLKRNKLDQMDPLTKRRCLGLIGQLWDPIGLVMPVAIKFRIDLQDLWHSGYNWDETLPTAVKSKWMKNLQAMNHLLTVEFDRKLKPSHAIGVPQIHGFCDGGEKAYGAVIFLRWELKNGSYKPHHVNSNLSSRVAEIQETVGVEDFRYIRSKFNPADILTRGIEPSQLEDWIKGPSFLQLPEGQWPKFEAKAPIEPTAKAGVLMEVKIEKTKTPMQHEAAIAEFQTKVDLDKSEEDTNPVFHQLLNTCSTFSKIRKTLAYVRRFIQNARKKNVKTGSITVQGLQGSEKQLFKWSQAHLDPSLIDKKLTPKLDENGLLRAHGRLEDVRSLPQELRNPIILPRDHPLVILLLRDLHERRGHCGYKSLINEARGKYCIIGVRGMSKALTTKCITCRKLRKKPLEQLMGQILSLRVAVGTPPFFNTAMDMFGTLHIKLNRKTLKEAQVLIFTCMTTRAVHLELVTDKTSDAFLMAFRRFASLRGHPCICWFDCGTNVVGAQGHQNGVVETLIKSVRQSLSATCKNQAFTEEQWRTFLAETTYVINGRPLYPSSDSIWESPPITPNDILIGHHLSIPQPEPEERINPRHLLRSTENRVNEFWRCWMRYFAPNLLPRNKWFRTRENLQVDDLVLEIDPNHKRSLWKMARIIATYPGNDGLVRKTRIKTQDGEYDRPIHKLCLLATKDELNANLS; this comes from the exons ATGGGACAGTTTGAAAAGAACAACTCTACTACTTCAGAAATTCAGTCGGTTGAAATCAGAACAGCAAATGTCGTAGACGACATCAAAGAACTTCTTCACCAAGATCTCCTTGGCGTCAAACCGACCAACCTTTGTACGTGTAGCGAAAACGAGATACGCGAAAGCAAGTTCGTTAAGTCCCTCGCAGCCTCAACTACCCTGGttgacggaagaatacaagttaAGATGCCCTGGACGGTAGCGGGCCCTCCCAAACAAAGTAACTATGGCATCGCACTGAAAAGGCTGTTTTCCACGGAGAGGTCATTCCAGAAAAAGGGGTGTCTCGATGTTGTCAATGAGGAAGTCCAAAAGCTTCTAGAGCAGGACTACGTGATTCAAGTCTCTCCCGACCAGATTGATCACAGCAAGCCTGAATGGTACTCACCCTTACAAGCCGTGTTAACACCGGAAAGAACAACAAAAGTTCGACTTGTCTTTGACTCATCTTCGAAAGGTCACGACGGTTTGTCCCTTAATGATTACCTAGAGAAAGGGCCAAACTACATCAACAGTCTCCTGGATGTTTTGGCAGCATGGAGGTGGAACGAAGTAGCCTTTATCGGCGATATACGCAAAATGTTCAATCAAATCTTGGTTCATCCCGACGACCAG CCAGCTCCCGACATAGCAACGAATGCCATCAACACACTAGCAAAGATATCTCAAGCCGAGTTCCCAGAAGCATCAAAAGAACTTCAAGACTATATATACGTAGATGATATCGGAAGTTCCAAAGCAACTACAACGGAAGTAAAACAGATTATCAGCGACATTGACGCCATTCTTAAGAAAGGTCATTTCCAGATAAAAGCCTGGCATTCAAACCGTGCGGAGATTGACCAGTCCAACGGTGAACGCTGGGCAGATCTTCTTGGTCTAAGATGGGataaacaaacagacaagtttTCCCTGAAAAGGAACAAACTCGACCAGATGGACCCTTTGACAAAGAGACGTTGCCTGGGTCTTATTGGACAATTGTGGGACCCAATCGGTCTTGTGATGCCGGTAGCTATTAAATTTAGGATCGACTTGCAGGACTTATGGCATTCAGGCTACAATTGGGACGAAACCTTACCTACAGCAGTCAAGAGCAAGTGGATGAAGAATTTGCAAGCCATGAATCACCTCTTAACAGTCGAATTCGATCgcaagttaaaaccaagccacgCGATTGGGGTACCACAAATTCATGGATTCTGTGATGGTGGCGAAAAAGCTTACGGAGCGGTCATTTTCCTCCGATGGGAGTTAAAGAACGGAAGTTACAA ACCCCATCACGTCAATTCAAACCTTTCAAGTCGAGTAGCAGAAATCCAAGAAACTGTTGGGGTGGAAGACTTCCGATACATCAGGTCAAAGTTCAATCCAGCCGACATTCTCACTAGAGGAATAGAGCCATCACAACTCGAAGACTGGATAAAGGGACCCTCTTTCCTGCAGTTACCCGAAGGACAATGGCCTAAATTTGAAGCTAAAGCCCCCATCGAACCTACAGCAAAAGCTGGTGTCTTGATGGAAGTGAAAATCGAGAAGACTAAAACGCCAATGCAACACGAGGCAGCCATAGCGGAATTTCAAACCAAAGTTGATCTGGATAAGTCTGAAGAAGATACTAACCCCGTTTTTCATCAACTGTTGAATACCTGTTCTACATTTTCAAAGATACGGAAAACACTCGCTTACGTTCGCCGATTTATTCAGAATGCGAGAAAAAAGAATGTTAAGACAGGTTCAATCACTGTTCAAGGATTGCAAGGTTCGGAGAAACAGCTATTCAAGTGGAGTCAGGCACACCTAGATCCCTCTCTCATTGACAAGAAATTAACTCCGAAGCTGGACGAAAACGGATTACTTCGAGCTCATGGACGACTCGAAGATGTCAGATCGCTGCCACAAGAATTAAGAAACCCAATTATCCTTCCACGCGATCACCCTCTTGTCATCTTGCTATTACGTGACCTCCATGAAAGACGCGGACACTGTGGGTACAAAAGCCTAATTAACGAGGCAAGGGGAAAGTACTGCATCATTGGAGTTCGTGGTATGTCCAAAGCACTCACAACAAAGTGCATTACTTGTAGGAAGCTCCGAAAGAAGCCATTGGAACAACTCATGGGACAAATCCTATCCTTGCGAGTTGCAGTAGGCACCCCGCCATTCTTCAACACCGCCATGGACATGTTTGGAACATTGCACATCAAGCTTAATCGTAAAACGCTCAAGGAGGCCCAAGTACTCATTTTCACCTGCATGACAACAAGAGCTGTCCACTTAGAACTTGTGACCGACAAAACATCTGACGCTTTCTTGATGGCATTCCGTCGTTTCGCGAGTTTGCGTGGTCACCCGTGCATTTGCTGGTTCGACTGCGGGACAAATGTTGTAGGCGCACAAGG TCATCAAAATGGCGTCGTGGAAACCCTCATCAAGTCAGTCAGACAAAGTCTGAGCGCTACATGCAAGAATCAAGCCTTTACCGAAGAGCAATGGAGAACATTTCTCGCGGAGACAACCTACGTCATCAATGGACGTCCTTTATACCCAAGTTCTGACAGCATATGGGAAAGCCCGCCAATTACTCCAAACGATATTCTCATAGGACATCATCTTTCAATTCCTCAACCAGAACCAGAAGAAAGGATCAACCCAAGACATCTTTTAAGAAGTACAGAAAATCGCGTGAACGAATTTTGGAGATGCTGGATGAGATACTTTGCGCCAAATCTACTTCCACGAAATAAGTGGTTTCGCACCAGAGAAAACCTTCAAGTCGACGACTTAGTTCTAGAGATAGACCCAAATCACAAAAGATCCCTATGGAAGATGGCGCGAATCATTGCAACATACCCAGGAAACGATGGTTTGGTTAGGAAGACAAGAATCAAGACTCAGGACGGTGAATACGACAGGCCGATTCACAAGCTGTGTCTTTTAGCAACAAAAGACGAATTAAATGCGAACCTTTCTTAA